One Melospiza melodia melodia isolate bMelMel2 chromosome 1, bMelMel2.pri, whole genome shotgun sequence genomic window carries:
- the CCDC166 gene encoding coiled-coil domain-containing protein 166 produces the protein MASKTKKSKDEEPPQESSDTEDPIRERKLYLQGECRIISQHLDTYMARAEQVLQASKEQEKEAQRTEEQSQSYLSCGEKLSQDPPGMIITLSDHHRQELARIQAHKEELVPRYADKEQEVRSVLEETEAEASRMDTELQQLEPYKQQKIEAEQRLKALERELRVTRIRCAEETHAVRSRFLQDKAECEQQFQRRMQQLTWGAQEVAMKALIQHVEEVKAENRLLRHELMGLLQHCQLLRDTRVRLQDQKEELLRENLCLQLAPARRRRDSLPSLPARASH, from the coding sequence ATGGCATCCAAAACAAAGAAGAGCAAGGATGAAGAGCCACCCCAGGAAAGCAGCGACACGGAGGACCCCATCCGGGAGAGGAAGCTGTACCTGCAGGGGGAATGCAGGATCATCTCACAACACCTGGACACCTACATGGCACGGGCGGAGCAGGTCCTGCAGGCCTCCAAAGAGCAGGAGAAGGAAGCGCAGCGCACTGAGGAGCAGAGCCAGTCCTACCTGAGCTGCGGAGAAAAGCTCAGCCAGGACCCCCCAGGCATGATCATCACCCTGAGCGACCACCACCGCCAAGAGCTGGCCCGAATCCAGGCGCACAAGGAGGAGCTGGTGCCGCGCTACGCAGACAAGGAGCAGGAGGTGCGGAGTGTCCTGGAGGAAACAGAGGCCGAGGCCTCGCGCATGGAcacggagctgcagcagctggagcccTACAAGCAGCAGAAGATAGAGGCGGAGCAGAGGCTGAAGGCGCTGGAGAGGGAGCTGCGGGTGACCAGGATCCGCTGCGCCGAGGAGACGCATGCCGTGAGGAGCAGGTTCCTGCAGGACAAGGCCGAGTGCGAGCAGCAGTTCCAACGCAGGATGCAGCAGCTCACCTGGGGCGCGCAGGAGGTGGCCATGAAGGCCCTGATCCAGCACGTGGAGGAGGTGAAGGCCGAGAACAGGCTCCTGCGCCACGAGCTGATGGGgctcctgcagcactgccagctgcTCAGGGACACCAGGGTCCGGCTGCAGGACCAGAAGGAGGAGCTGCTCCGGGAGAACCTGTGTCTCCAGCTCGCGCCAGCGCGGCGCCGCAGGGACAGCCTGCCCTCCTTGCCAGCCAGGGCCAGCCACTGA